From Vidua macroura isolate BioBank_ID:100142 chromosome 8, ASM2450914v1, whole genome shotgun sequence, one genomic window encodes:
- the RASGEF1A gene encoding ras-GEF domain-containing family member 1A isoform X1, whose protein sequence is MRETMPQTPIFSSMLGSSCSGQVQPDMGERCVDPVYQDGNLVSGSLEALIERLVPTMDYYPDRTYIFTFLLSSRVFIHPHELLAKVGQICIKQKQQLEVGTEAEKAKLKSFAAKIIQLLKEWTETFPYDFQDEKSMKELKEIAHRITQCDEENGTVKKIISQMTQNLLMALSARSQYQEIREKFRQPVTDKGTILKTKPQSTQKDILSVCCDPLILAQQLTYIELERVSNIYPEDLMQIVSHMDSLDNHKCRSDVTKTYNLEAYDNWFNCLSMLVATEICRIVKKKQRTRMVEFFIDVARECFNIGNFNSMMAIISGMNLSPVARLKKTWSKVKTAKFDVLEHHMDPSSNFCNYRTALQGAAQRSQTANSNREKIVIPVFNLFIKDIYFLHKIHTNRLPNGQINFKKFWEISRQIHDFLTWKQVECPFEKDKKIQTYLLTAPIYSEEALFIASFESEGPENHMEKDSWKTLRTTLLNRA, encoded by the exons ATGAGG gaaACTATGCCCCAGACGCCAATATTTTCCAGCATGCTTGGTTCCAGTTGTAGTGGGCAAGTGCAGCCAGACATGGGAGAGAGATGTGTGGACCCTGTTTATCAGGATGGGAACCTTGTTTCTGGATCACTGGAGGCCTTGATAGAGCGCCTGGTGCCCACCATGGACTATTACCCAGAT AGAACTTACATCTTCACTTTCCTACTGAGCTCACGAGTCTTCATTCACCCACACGAGCTCCTGGCTAAAGTGGGGCAGATCTGCattaaacagaagcagcagctggaagtggGGACTGAGGCAGAAAAG GCAAAACTAAAATCCTTCGCTGCCAAAATCATTCAGCTCCTGAAGGAATGGACTGAAACTTTCCCCTATGATTTCCAAGATGAAAAATCCATGAAAGAGCTGAAGGAGATTGCTCACAGGATCACGCAATGTGATGAG GAAAACGGAACAGTGAAAAAGATCATTAGCCAGATGACACAGAATCTCCTGATGGCCCTCTCTGCACGGAGCCAATACCAGGAAATCAGAGAGAAATTTCGTCAGCCTGTCACTGACAAGGGCACCATCCTCAAAACCAAGCCTCAGTCAACTCAAAAGGACATCCTGAGTGTGTGCTGTGACCCTCTgatcctggcacagcagctgacCTACATCGAACTG GAAAGAGTGAGCAACATTTATCCAGAGGATCTGATGCAGATTGTCAGCCACATGGACTCCCTGGATAATCACAAG TGCCGAAGTGACGTGACCAAAACCTATAATTTGGAGGCCTATGACAATTGGTTCAATTGTCTCAGCATGCTGGTGGCTACAGAGATTTGTCGG ATTGTAAAGAAAAAGCAGCGTACAAGAATGGTGGAATTTTTCATTGATGTGGCAAGAGAATGCTTCAACATCGGAAACTTCAACTCAATGATGGCTATTATCT CTGGCATGAACTTGAGCCCTGTGGCACGGTTAAAGAAAACCTGGTCCAAGGTCAAAACAGCCAAATTTGATGTTTTAGAG CACCACATGGACCCATCCAGCAACTTCTGCAATTACCGCACCGCCCTGCAAGGAGCGGCGCAGCGCTCGCAGACCGCCAACAGCAACCGCGAGAAGATCGTCATCCCGGTGTTCAACCTCTTCATCAAAGACATTTACTTCCTGCACAAGATCCACACCAACCGCCTGCCCAACGGGCAGATCAACTTCAAG AAGTTCTGGGAAATTTCAAGACAAATTCATGATTTCCTGACATGGAAGCAGGTCGAGTGTCCTTttgaaaaagacaagaaaatccAGACTTATCTACTCACAGCACCTATTTATAGTGAAGAAG ctcTGTTCATTGCATCCTTTGAAAGTGAAGGTCCAGAAAACCACATGGAAAAAGACAGCTGGAAAACACTCAG GACAACTCTGCTTAATAGAGCCTGA
- the RASGEF1A gene encoding ras-GEF domain-containing family member 1A isoform X2 translates to MPQTPIFSSMLGSSCSGQVQPDMGERCVDPVYQDGNLVSGSLEALIERLVPTMDYYPDRTYIFTFLLSSRVFIHPHELLAKVGQICIKQKQQLEVGTEAEKAKLKSFAAKIIQLLKEWTETFPYDFQDEKSMKELKEIAHRITQCDEENGTVKKIISQMTQNLLMALSARSQYQEIREKFRQPVTDKGTILKTKPQSTQKDILSVCCDPLILAQQLTYIELERVSNIYPEDLMQIVSHMDSLDNHKCRSDVTKTYNLEAYDNWFNCLSMLVATEICRIVKKKQRTRMVEFFIDVARECFNIGNFNSMMAIISGMNLSPVARLKKTWSKVKTAKFDVLEHHMDPSSNFCNYRTALQGAAQRSQTANSNREKIVIPVFNLFIKDIYFLHKIHTNRLPNGQINFKKFWEISRQIHDFLTWKQVECPFEKDKKIQTYLLTAPIYSEEALFIASFESEGPENHMEKDSWKTLRTTLLNRA, encoded by the exons ATGCCCCAGACGCCAATATTTTCCAGCATGCTTGGTTCCAGTTGTAGTGGGCAAGTGCAGCCAGACATGGGAGAGAGATGTGTGGACCCTGTTTATCAGGATGGGAACCTTGTTTCTGGATCACTGGAGGCCTTGATAGAGCGCCTGGTGCCCACCATGGACTATTACCCAGAT AGAACTTACATCTTCACTTTCCTACTGAGCTCACGAGTCTTCATTCACCCACACGAGCTCCTGGCTAAAGTGGGGCAGATCTGCattaaacagaagcagcagctggaagtggGGACTGAGGCAGAAAAG GCAAAACTAAAATCCTTCGCTGCCAAAATCATTCAGCTCCTGAAGGAATGGACTGAAACTTTCCCCTATGATTTCCAAGATGAAAAATCCATGAAAGAGCTGAAGGAGATTGCTCACAGGATCACGCAATGTGATGAG GAAAACGGAACAGTGAAAAAGATCATTAGCCAGATGACACAGAATCTCCTGATGGCCCTCTCTGCACGGAGCCAATACCAGGAAATCAGAGAGAAATTTCGTCAGCCTGTCACTGACAAGGGCACCATCCTCAAAACCAAGCCTCAGTCAACTCAAAAGGACATCCTGAGTGTGTGCTGTGACCCTCTgatcctggcacagcagctgacCTACATCGAACTG GAAAGAGTGAGCAACATTTATCCAGAGGATCTGATGCAGATTGTCAGCCACATGGACTCCCTGGATAATCACAAG TGCCGAAGTGACGTGACCAAAACCTATAATTTGGAGGCCTATGACAATTGGTTCAATTGTCTCAGCATGCTGGTGGCTACAGAGATTTGTCGG ATTGTAAAGAAAAAGCAGCGTACAAGAATGGTGGAATTTTTCATTGATGTGGCAAGAGAATGCTTCAACATCGGAAACTTCAACTCAATGATGGCTATTATCT CTGGCATGAACTTGAGCCCTGTGGCACGGTTAAAGAAAACCTGGTCCAAGGTCAAAACAGCCAAATTTGATGTTTTAGAG CACCACATGGACCCATCCAGCAACTTCTGCAATTACCGCACCGCCCTGCAAGGAGCGGCGCAGCGCTCGCAGACCGCCAACAGCAACCGCGAGAAGATCGTCATCCCGGTGTTCAACCTCTTCATCAAAGACATTTACTTCCTGCACAAGATCCACACCAACCGCCTGCCCAACGGGCAGATCAACTTCAAG AAGTTCTGGGAAATTTCAAGACAAATTCATGATTTCCTGACATGGAAGCAGGTCGAGTGTCCTTttgaaaaagacaagaaaatccAGACTTATCTACTCACAGCACCTATTTATAGTGAAGAAG ctcTGTTCATTGCATCCTTTGAAAGTGAAGGTCCAGAAAACCACATGGAAAAAGACAGCTGGAAAACACTCAG GACAACTCTGCTTAATAGAGCCTGA